A region of the Microbacterium sp. SL75 genome:
ATGAACGACGACGACCTGAGAGCACTGCTCCGCGACGCAGACCCCGGCCGCGGGCAGCAGCCCCTCGATGATGCACGTATCCGGCGCATCGTCGCTGCCGCGGAGCGCGACGGTCTCGGCGGCACCGGCGAACCGGCCCCCCGGCGTCGGCGTCGCCTGTTCGCCGGAGCCTCCATCGGAGCCGCCGCGACCGCTGCCGCCGGCCTGCTCATCGCCGGCCTCGTCGCCACGCCCGCCGTGCAAGCCCCCGGACCCTCCGAGACCTCTGCGTCCTGCGCGCCCACGAGCGTCGAGAGCCTGCGCGACTCCGACACCGCCTACGAGGCCACCGCGATCACCGTCGTCGGCGACGACGTCACCCTCGAGGTGACCCGGGTGTTCGCCGGATCCCCCGGACGCACGCTGACCGTTCCCCAGCAGCACGATCCCGCCAATCCCGACGGCGCAGGTCTGTTCGTGGCCGGAGAGTCGTACCTCATCGCCTCCGCCGATGAGTACATCTCCGACTGCGACAGCGGCCCGGCGACAGACGCGCTCCGCCAGATCTACGCCCGGGCATTCCCCTCGCCGACGACGAGGTGACCCGTGTCGCGTCGCGGCATGCCCTCTCACGTCCGTCGGGGGCCCGGCCGGCCGCAAATGCTACCGGTATCCGTCGTAAACACCAGGGGCCGTTTCTCGTCAGGGGCTTTTCCTACCGTGTGGGGACGCACTCGCCCCGACCTGAGGAAAATCATGTCCCGCAACATCGGCTACGCCACCCCTGACAAGAACACCCCCCTGGCGCCCTTCACCTTCGACCGCCGCGAGGTGGGCCCCGAAGACGTGCGCATCGACATCGCCTACTGCGGCGTCTGCCACTCCGACGTGCACCAGGCGCGCGACGAGTTCGGCGGCGCCCTCGCGACGCTCTGGCCCTGCCTCCCGGGGCACGAGATCGCCGGAACCGTCGCCGAGGTGGGCTCCGCGGTGACCCGTTACGCCGTCGGCGACCGCGTGGGCGTCGGCTGCCTCGTCTATTGGGGCGACGAGTCCCAGCGCGGCGTGGACGAGGAGCAGTACCAGAACCCGCCCGCGATCTTCACGTACAACGGCCAGGATCCCGACACCGGGAACGTCACCCTCGGCGGCTACTCCGACGAGATCGTCGTCAACGAGCACTTCGTGCTGCGCATCCCCGATGCCATCCCGCTCGAGCAGGCGGCTCCGCTGCTGTGCGCGGGGGTCACGACGTGGTCGCCGCTGGCGCACTGGAACATCGGTCCCGGCAGCGTCGTCGCCGTCGCCGGCCTCGGCGGGCTCGGCCACCTCGCCGTGCAGCTGGCGAAGGCGCGCGGCGCCGACCGCGTGATCG
Encoded here:
- a CDS encoding NAD(P)-dependent alcohol dehydrogenase, giving the protein MSRNIGYATPDKNTPLAPFTFDRREVGPEDVRIDIAYCGVCHSDVHQARDEFGGALATLWPCLPGHEIAGTVAEVGSAVTRYAVGDRVGVGCLVYWGDESQRGVDEEQYQNPPAIFTYNGQDPDTGNVTLGGYSDEIVVNEHFVLRIPDAIPLEQAAPLLCAGVTTWSPLAHWNIGPGSVVAVAGLGGLGHLAVQLAKARGADRVIALTTSPDKADAVRALGADDVIDMTDEDAVEAHASSIDFVLSTIPTPFDMKPYLSLIRHDGALVTVGMLEPIHEEGIDFGFVSMNRITIAGSLIGSIAETQEVLDFAAEHGIAAEVKVIPVQQVNEAFDEMVANDIRFRFVIDSSTLDADRDSAAELPASQ